In Candidatus Aminicenantes bacterium, the sequence ATGAACACGAAATAGCCTTCCAGGTTTTTTTGGATCGGATAGGCCATTTTTTTCCTCCCCCACTCATCGATGCTCTCGATCACGCCTTTGGCTTTCTTGATGCTGCCGCTGATGGATTCGATGATCTTCTTGACTTCATCTTCACTGGCGTCGGGGGTAATGATGAAGCCAATTTCGTACTTACCGTTCATGGTGTCTCCTTGTGGATGTTTTAGCCTCTTCTTGACGAAGAAGCAAGGAGTTCTTTCTCCTGTTAAATGCATTCATGGCGTCGGCCATGCCCGTTTCCAGAATCGCTTCCGCCGCGTCGGCGGCCTGCACGATTCCCAGCTTGAAAATCTCGTTTTTTTCGCCCCGGAAGGATGTCAGCACGTAGCGGACCAGGCTGGCCGTCTTTTGTCCGGGATGGCGAATCCCGATGCCGATGCGCAGACGCGGAAATTCTTGCGCGCCGTAGTGCTGGATGACCGATTTCATCCCCTTGTGGCTGCCGGCGCTGCCCCTTTCCCTGAGGCGGATATGACCGAGGGGCAGATCGATGTCATCGTAGATCAGCAGCATCTGCGCCTGGTCGAAAGCGAACATTTTTGTCAATTGACGCACGGCCAGCCCCGATTCGTTCATGTAGGTCATCGGCTTGGCCAGCACGACCGGCTGGCCGCAGATCGCGGTCTTTCTGTACTGCAGGATGTTTCCCAGCCCGGCCAATTGGACGTCGTGGCGCCGGCACAGTTCGTCGATGCATGAAAAACCGGCATTGTGCGGTGTTTTTTCGTATTTCTTATCAGGATTGCCCAAACCGATGAAGACAAAAATTTATCCCTCCTTCTTCTCTTTTCCCTTGCCTTTGTCCGCGCCCTTTTCCTTGCCTTTATCTTTTTCCTTGCCTTTTTCCTTTTCGGCGGCGGCGGGGGCAGCGGCGACTCCGGCGGCTCCGGCAGCGGGTGCGGCGGCGGGAGCGGCGCCTTCGACCGCACCTTCAACGACTTCGGCGACTTCAGGCACTTCCACCACCTCTTCCTTGGCCTTGGCGGCCACGGCGCAGATCACCGTGTTGGCCGGAGAAATGAACTGGTATTCCTCGGTCTTGGGCAGGTTTTCCACCTTGATCGACTGGTTCAGATGGAGCGCGGAAACGTCCACCCTGATTTCCTTGGGGATCTGGGTGGGCAGGCAGCGGATGTGGATGACGCGGTGGATGAACTCGAGCAACCCGTCCTCGGTCTTGACGCCGATCGCCTCGCCGAAGAGAATCACCGGCACTTCGACCTCCACGAGCTTGTTCAGGTCGATGCGGATGAAATCGATGTGAATGATGTGGTCGGACAGGTAGTCGTACTGGATCTCCTTGATCATGGCGTCGAATTTGGCCTTGTCGCTCTGCACGATGCGCAGGATCGAGTTTTCCTTTTTCTCGGATTTCATGATGCCCTTGATGTCGCTTAAAGCGACCGAGATGGGGATGCTCTCGGCGGTGATGCCGTAGACAATGGCCGGTATCTTACCGTTGGCGCGCAGGCTCTTGCAGGCTTTTTTGCTTATGTCTTCTCGCAAGTCGGCTTTGATGGTGATTAAGTTTTCCATATGCTCCTCATTTTTTTAAAAATAGTTTCGAGACGGATGTTTCCTTGTGAATGCTTTCGATGGCGGCGGCGAACAATCCGGCCACCGAGAGGACCTCGATCTTCGGGCATTCGCGCTTGTCCACGCGCAGGGGGATGGTGCTGGTGACGAAGATCTTCTCGACCGGAGAATCGTTGATGCGCTGGATGGCC encodes:
- the pth gene encoding aminoacyl-tRNA hydrolase, with the protein product MGNPDKKYEKTPHNAGFSCIDELCRRHDVQLAGLGNILQYRKTAICGQPVVLAKPMTYMNESGLAVRQLTKMFAFDQAQMLLIYDDIDLPLGHIRLRERGSAGSHKGMKSVIQHYGAQEFPRLRIGIGIRHPGQKTASLVRYVLTSFRGEKNEIFKLGIVQAADAAEAILETGMADAMNAFNRRKNSLLLRQEEAKTSTRRHHER
- a CDS encoding 50S ribosomal protein L25; its protein translation is MENLITIKADLREDISKKACKSLRANGKIPAIVYGITAESIPISVALSDIKGIMKSEKKENSILRIVQSDKAKFDAMIKEIQYDYLSDHIIHIDFIRIDLNKLVEVEVPVILFGEAIGVKTEDGLLEFIHRVIHIRCLPTQIPKEIRVDVSALHLNQSIKVENLPKTEEYQFISPANTVICAVAAKAKEEVVEVPEVAEVVEGAVEGAAPAAAPAAGAAGVAAAPAAAEKEKGKEKDKGKEKGADKGKGKEKKEG